One Bradyrhizobium sp. CCGB12 genomic window carries:
- a CDS encoding Z1 domain-containing protein codes for MPIRTDGPVLTGTRQNLIDGLRNKPMNPAAVAAAEQQAVGFTRKLVDKYSSAVAAGEVGVDGSSVASDQPILANRPPTMLMYGRVQSGKTAAMVLTSALCFDNGFRVVVVLTSDNLILVEQTAKRFRALSGPRVFSTRRAADRYAWEGLEAELREAVSEEGVVLVSAKNDVHLGKIMTFLQDIDAPSHPTIIFDDEADAATPDTTVKARAEGRPNAPDLKSAIHRRVFENPKVGQEGESLREIFPHNLYVQVTATPYIFFLQDNDSPIRPDETMLLEAGQGYCGGEQFFENFDPTEQGEPPPPLVFVPLNELQSIARRPMPAGLAASIDFFLVASTAKAIAAGRWPEEGFKHLSHASPSIGHHEMVERHIRRYVSEKRQQLRRDREAAVASFEQAYAELGRTVQDRPPLGELIDRLRGVIEQDTITVFNSESELPADPGPRINFFIGGNILGRGLTIDDLLVTYYVREAKVSQMDTVWQHARMYGYRTDLMPYTRVFVPRRVAANFRGIHDAENSLRAMLERDPEGSRPILLVPRGTRATRPNAVDSSYLRVIDANTEQIIPRRLNLDAERAQPILQRLQRLGVPIVGDEREGRLTPVPFDEVVALVNAVPLVEDEPGPWNPDAVIEILNSYRDRVGDFGFVYVRKLNGDPNRTRARLSGNEVDIIQRSSNECPALVLLYVGDPARPNGWYPTLVMPPNSPSFIYQPE; via the coding sequence ATGCCGATTCGCACTGATGGCCCTGTCCTGACGGGAACGCGCCAGAATTTGATCGATGGGCTCCGCAACAAGCCGATGAACCCTGCAGCCGTGGCCGCCGCCGAGCAGCAGGCCGTCGGTTTCACTCGAAAGCTCGTCGACAAGTATTCTTCAGCTGTCGCCGCAGGCGAGGTCGGCGTTGACGGGTCCTCGGTCGCAAGTGATCAGCCGATTTTAGCCAATCGGCCTCCAACGATGCTGATGTACGGCCGCGTTCAAAGCGGCAAGACAGCCGCTATGGTTCTCACTTCGGCCTTGTGCTTTGACAACGGCTTTCGCGTCGTCGTGGTCCTGACATCTGATAATCTCATTCTTGTCGAACAGACTGCCAAGAGGTTCAGGGCGCTGAGCGGGCCACGGGTTTTTTCGACCCGAAGGGCGGCGGATCGCTACGCGTGGGAAGGCCTTGAGGCCGAACTCAGGGAGGCGGTCTCAGAAGAGGGCGTTGTCTTGGTTTCGGCGAAGAACGACGTCCATCTTGGTAAGATCATGACGTTTCTTCAGGACATCGACGCGCCTTCGCACCCGACGATCATCTTCGACGATGAGGCCGATGCTGCGACACCCGATACGACCGTCAAGGCTCGGGCAGAAGGCCGCCCCAACGCACCCGATCTGAAGAGTGCAATTCACCGGCGCGTGTTCGAAAATCCGAAGGTTGGGCAGGAAGGAGAATCGCTGCGAGAGATTTTCCCTCACAATCTATATGTTCAGGTGACGGCTACGCCTTACATCTTCTTTCTGCAGGACAACGACTCTCCGATCAGGCCTGACGAGACCATGTTGTTGGAGGCAGGTCAGGGGTATTGCGGCGGTGAGCAATTCTTTGAAAACTTTGATCCCACCGAGCAAGGTGAGCCTCCGCCGCCACTGGTGTTCGTTCCCCTGAACGAACTCCAGTCCATCGCTCGCCGCCCAATGCCTGCTGGCCTGGCTGCGTCGATCGATTTTTTCCTGGTGGCGTCGACGGCGAAGGCGATCGCGGCCGGCAGGTGGCCCGAAGAAGGGTTCAAGCATCTGTCGCATGCCAGTCCTAGCATTGGTCACCACGAGATGGTCGAGCGGCACATTCGGCGTTACGTGAGCGAGAAGCGTCAGCAACTCCGTCGGGACCGCGAAGCTGCCGTAGCATCGTTCGAACAAGCCTATGCAGAGCTCGGTCGAACGGTGCAGGACCGGCCGCCATTGGGGGAACTGATCGACCGTCTGCGGGGAGTCATAGAGCAGGACACAATTACCGTGTTCAATTCTGAATCCGAGCTACCTGCGGATCCCGGTCCGCGCATCAACTTCTTCATCGGTGGCAACATCCTGGGTCGCGGTCTCACTATCGACGACCTGTTGGTTACGTATTACGTGCGGGAGGCCAAAGTGTCCCAGATGGACACGGTTTGGCAGCATGCGCGCATGTATGGCTATCGAACCGATCTTATGCCTTATACTCGGGTTTTCGTGCCTCGGCGGGTGGCCGCGAATTTCCGCGGGATACACGATGCCGAAAACAGCCTTAGGGCGATGCTTGAGCGCGACCCGGAGGGCAGCAGACCCATCTTGCTAGTACCGAGAGGTACTCGAGCGACGAGACCGAACGCCGTCGACTCGAGTTACCTTCGCGTGATCGATGCAAATACTGAGCAGATTATACCGCGCCGACTTAATTTGGACGCGGAGCGTGCTCAGCCGATCCTGCAAAGGTTGCAACGACTTGGTGTTCCGATCGTCGGTGACGAGCGCGAGGGTAGGCTTACGCCGGTTCCTTTCGATGAGGTTGTTGCTCTCGTTAACGCGGTGCCACTTGTCGAGGACGAGCCGGGTCCGTGGAATCCCGACGCTGTGATCGAAATCCTGAATTCCTATCGTGATCGCGTTGGGGATTTTGGGTTCGTTTATGTGCGTAAGTTGAATGGAGATCCGAACCGCACGCGAGCAAGGCTATCGGGTAACGAGGTCGATATCATTCAGCGATCGAGCAATGAGTGTCCTGCACTGGTATTGCTCTATGTCGGTGATCCGGCTCGTCCCAACGGATGGTATCCGACGCTCGTCATGCCGCCCAATAGCCCGAGCTTCATTTATCAGCCGGAATGA
- a CDS encoding pentapeptide repeat-containing protein, with the protein MIDGSSASPENSAPVRSGVADAFPPGDVPELQLPTKEVLEREHLYLENEKLRIETTTLRNGLKPEKWWAKLVKNIVTLGGAVAVAASIYGIWDSYDKTIVDRERTRQERERTRTAEQHTRFEDAIKRLESTNTISKLVGVSVLSGYLDASNKEAHRQILFTLAGLIATEKDTQTQAVVVNLLASIPKEGAISRQDWLYFQEMLVTQSRALMGRNNAFSRRQQFFDSFLNEEERIARTIGKLIAQNARKGVLSGYKDYRGIYCVECDFSGVVFPNGADFASSALDRSNFSGAKLAAAIFDNAGLAGTRFIETDLRNALFRSLDPDSVNLPGSGRLVFGSTRYLRDSASTLEKNANIYVVMPNFSCANLSGAYFHGHGLFPGVIPFRRTYSKASSEKPAWHQSFPADQTALEQFSEAEFSPVIVSPPKLFKANLKGIHLDQSRFFSVSTVSEFSSTLMSSASSTSFNEVALYEGRMKETAFKIDGRGSSNSAEKLPPDELKTIELVDSFQRALRASFYMAQTGEASLPQDLSLFLKNSPPTDDDFRTTFPHPISSGSAFDIDCKPENAIGAAGGGSNPVSRR; encoded by the coding sequence ATGATCGATGGCTCATCTGCCAGTCCGGAAAATAGTGCGCCGGTTCGTTCTGGCGTTGCTGACGCTTTTCCTCCCGGCGATGTCCCCGAGCTTCAATTGCCAACTAAGGAGGTGCTTGAACGCGAACATCTCTATCTTGAGAATGAAAAACTAAGGATCGAAACCACTACCCTTAGGAATGGTTTGAAACCAGAAAAGTGGTGGGCAAAACTAGTTAAGAACATTGTGACGCTTGGCGGAGCGGTAGCGGTTGCCGCCAGCATCTATGGTATTTGGGATTCTTACGACAAAACGATTGTTGATAGAGAGCGTACGCGTCAGGAACGGGAGCGCACCCGCACTGCTGAACAGCATACTCGCTTCGAGGATGCCATAAAGCGACTTGAATCAACCAACACGATCTCGAAGTTGGTGGGCGTCTCTGTACTTAGCGGCTATCTGGATGCTTCAAACAAGGAAGCCCACCGCCAGATATTGTTTACGCTTGCAGGTCTGATCGCAACTGAGAAAGACACTCAAACTCAGGCCGTCGTTGTCAATTTGCTCGCATCCATTCCTAAGGAGGGGGCAATATCTCGGCAAGATTGGCTATACTTTCAAGAAATGCTTGTTACTCAGAGCCGCGCGCTAATGGGTCGAAATAATGCGTTTTCACGACGGCAACAATTTTTCGACTCGTTCTTAAACGAAGAAGAAAGAATTGCTCGAACGATTGGTAAGCTGATCGCTCAAAACGCACGAAAGGGTGTGCTATCTGGCTACAAAGACTACCGAGGAATTTATTGTGTTGAATGTGACTTCAGTGGTGTCGTTTTCCCCAACGGTGCGGATTTTGCGAGTTCAGCGCTCGATAGATCGAACTTCAGTGGAGCAAAATTGGCGGCTGCGATCTTCGACAATGCAGGTCTCGCGGGAACACGATTTATCGAGACAGACTTGCGTAACGCTCTGTTTCGAAGCCTCGATCCAGATTCCGTGAACTTACCCGGCAGCGGTCGGTTGGTGTTTGGCTCAACGCGCTATCTTCGTGACTCTGCCAGTACCTTAGAAAAGAATGCCAATATTTATGTAGTCATGCCCAACTTTAGCTGCGCAAACCTGTCCGGCGCCTATTTCCACGGCCACGGTCTTTTTCCTGGGGTTATCCCTTTCCGCCGCACATACTCAAAAGCAAGCAGCGAAAAGCCCGCCTGGCATCAATCCTTTCCTGCCGACCAGACGGCGCTGGAGCAGTTTTCGGAGGCGGAGTTCTCGCCAGTAATCGTATCTCCACCGAAGCTGTTCAAAGCAAATCTGAAAGGAATTCATCTTGATCAATCGCGCTTTTTCAGTGTTTCGACTGTAAGCGAGTTTAGCTCGACCTTAATGAGCTCGGCCAGTTCCACTAGTTTTAACGAGGTGGCTCTCTATGAGGGTCGGATGAAGGAGACCGCATTTAAGATTGACGGGCGAGGCTCATCGAACAGTGCGGAAAAGCTGCCGCCGGATGAGCTGAAAACAATTGAGCTTGTTGATAGCTTTCAACGCGCGCTTCGAGCGAGCTTCTATATGGCGCAAACAGGCGAGGCCTCGCTTCCGCAAGACCTTTCGCTCTTCTTAAAAAACTCTCCTCCAACTGATGACGATTTTCGCACGACATTTCCTCATCCAATTAGTTCCGGCTCAGCGTTTGATATCGATTGTAAGCCAGAGAACGCCATCGGCGCTGCCGGGGGTGGCTCCAATCCGGTCTCACGGCGATAA
- a CDS encoding N-carbamoyl-D-amino-acid hydrolase, with product MARFVNVAAGQLGPIARSETRTEIVARLKALMRQAHASGCDLIVYPELALTTFFPRWYFEDQAEIDEFFEREMPGAETQGLFDLARELGIGFYLGYAELTVEAGTVRRYNTSILVDRSGAIVLKYRKVHLPGHAEHEPWRKFQHLEKRYFEPGAGFDVTSAFGGVMGMAICNDRRWSETYRVMGLQGVEMVMIGYNTPVHNPPAPEHDDLSLFHNHLVMQAGAYQNGTFVVGVAKAGIEEGVDHIGGSCIIAPSGEIVARCTTKGDEIALARCDLDLCNSYKRTTFNFDIHRQPRAYGMIVERKGVATMADGTSVRPKV from the coding sequence GTGGCAAGATTTGTGAATGTTGCGGCCGGCCAGCTTGGCCCGATCGCCAGAAGCGAGACGAGGACCGAGATCGTGGCGCGACTCAAGGCCTTGATGCGCCAGGCGCACGCGAGCGGCTGCGACCTGATCGTCTATCCCGAGCTTGCGCTGACCACGTTCTTTCCGCGCTGGTATTTTGAGGATCAGGCCGAAATCGACGAATTCTTCGAGCGCGAGATGCCGGGAGCGGAGACGCAAGGCCTGTTCGACCTCGCGCGCGAGCTCGGCATCGGGTTCTATCTCGGCTATGCCGAGCTGACGGTCGAAGCCGGGACTGTCAGGCGCTACAACACCTCCATCCTGGTCGACCGCAGCGGCGCGATCGTCCTGAAATATCGCAAGGTTCATTTGCCCGGCCATGCCGAGCACGAGCCGTGGCGCAAATTTCAGCATCTGGAAAAGCGCTATTTCGAGCCCGGAGCAGGTTTCGATGTGACCAGCGCCTTCGGCGGCGTGATGGGCATGGCGATCTGCAACGACCGCCGCTGGAGCGAGACCTACCGGGTGATGGGCCTCCAGGGCGTCGAGATGGTGATGATCGGCTACAACACGCCGGTGCACAATCCGCCCGCACCGGAGCACGACGATCTCTCGCTGTTTCACAACCATCTGGTGATGCAGGCCGGCGCCTATCAGAACGGCACCTTCGTGGTCGGCGTCGCCAAGGCCGGAATCGAGGAGGGTGTGGACCACATCGGCGGCAGCTGCATCATCGCGCCCTCTGGCGAAATCGTTGCGAGATGCACGACGAAGGGCGACGAGATCGCGCTCGCCCGCTGCGATCTCGATCTCTGCAATTCCTACAAGCGCACGACATTCAATTTCGACATTCACCGCCAGCCACGGGCCTATGGGATGATCGTCGAACGCAAGGGTGTGGCCACCATGGCGGACGGAACGTCGGTGCGGCCGAAGGTGTGA
- a CDS encoding TetR/AcrR family transcriptional regulator, translated as MDTTLDRAVRVFRERGYHATSIGDLTVAMRLATGSIYKAFADKHAVFLAAFERYTTLRQEQTRSAAARGANGRERLRNVLLSYVEHSQGSEGRRGCLVVGSAVELSALDPVVGARVNAQLKANESFIAGLIREGQADGSIPGHVAADDTARLMICITQGLRVVGKSRLPLDGTRLVGVAMKLLA; from the coding sequence ATGGACACCACGCTCGACAGGGCGGTACGCGTGTTTCGCGAGCGCGGTTATCATGCCACCTCAATCGGCGACCTCACCGTGGCGATGCGGCTGGCTACGGGAAGCATCTACAAGGCGTTTGCCGACAAGCATGCCGTGTTTCTCGCCGCCTTCGAGCGCTACACCACCCTGCGCCAGGAGCAGACGCGCAGCGCTGCGGCGCGGGGCGCAAACGGCCGCGAGCGTCTGCGCAACGTGCTGCTGTCCTATGTCGAGCACTCTCAGGGCAGCGAAGGGCGGCGCGGTTGCCTCGTCGTCGGCAGCGCGGTCGAGCTGTCCGCACTCGATCCGGTCGTCGGCGCCCGCGTCAATGCGCAACTCAAGGCCAACGAAAGCTTCATCGCCGGCCTCATTCGCGAGGGGCAGGCCGATGGCTCGATTCCCGGCCATGTCGCGGCCGACGACACCGCGCGGCTGATGATCTGCATCACGCAGGGCCTGCGCGTGGTCGGCAAGTCGCGCCTGCCGCTCGACGGGACCCGCCTCGTCGGCGTCGCGATGAAGCTGCTGGCCTGA
- a CDS encoding DNA cytosine methyltransferase, whose product MKITAVDIFCGIGGLSYGFKQEGIEVVAGFDSDPSCKFAFEANVGGTFNDVDVKALTGAKLKKFLAKDGFRVLIGCAPCQPFSSYTKRYRKKVNNSKQDTRWQLLTEFARLVKETKPDVVSMENVPSLVAHPIFQQFVDQLKALGYHVTYARLRAERYGVPQRRTRLVVFASRFGAIEIPKETHAAKPVTVREAIGKLPRIKAGEACSTDRIHFGRGLSPINLKRIQATREGGSWKDWDEELQLKCHKKQKGKSFRSVYGRMRWNEPSPVITTQCLGIGNGRFGHPLQDRGISIREAALLQSFPKKFLFAPAEQPINQLVLARQIGNAVPVRLGRVIARAIKGHLKAASKNARAAA is encoded by the coding sequence ATGAAGATAACAGCGGTCGACATTTTCTGCGGCATCGGCGGCCTGAGCTACGGCTTCAAGCAGGAGGGCATTGAAGTCGTGGCCGGCTTTGATTCAGACCCTTCATGCAAATTCGCGTTCGAAGCCAATGTCGGAGGCACGTTCAACGATGTTGACGTCAAGGCCCTCACCGGCGCGAAGCTGAAGAAGTTCCTCGCCAAGGATGGCTTTCGGGTGTTGATCGGCTGCGCTCCTTGCCAGCCGTTCTCCAGCTATACCAAGCGCTATCGGAAGAAAGTGAACAACTCCAAGCAAGACACGCGCTGGCAATTGCTCACTGAGTTCGCTCGCCTGGTCAAAGAGACGAAACCTGACGTTGTCTCGATGGAGAACGTTCCGAGCCTCGTCGCTCACCCTATCTTCCAGCAGTTCGTCGATCAACTGAAGGCGCTCGGCTACCACGTGACATATGCAAGACTCCGAGCCGAACGGTACGGGGTGCCCCAGCGCCGGACGCGGCTGGTCGTGTTCGCATCGCGCTTCGGAGCCATCGAGATTCCCAAGGAGACCCATGCCGCCAAGCCCGTGACGGTCCGAGAAGCAATCGGGAAGCTACCGAGAATCAAGGCGGGCGAAGCATGCTCGACAGATCGCATTCATTTTGGTCGCGGGTTATCGCCGATCAATTTGAAAAGGATTCAAGCCACGCGGGAGGGCGGCAGCTGGAAGGATTGGGACGAAGAGCTTCAGCTCAAATGTCACAAGAAACAAAAGGGCAAATCGTTTCGGAGTGTCTATGGGCGCATGCGCTGGAACGAGCCATCGCCAGTCATCACGACACAGTGCCTGGGCATCGGGAATGGTCGTTTTGGACACCCCTTACAGGATCGCGGCATCTCGATCAGAGAAGCAGCACTGCTTCAATCGTTTCCCAAAAAGTTCCTTTTCGCTCCAGCCGAGCAACCGATCAATCAACTCGTGCTCGCTCGGCAAATCGGTAACGCCGTCCCGGTTCGTCTTGGCCGCGTGATCGCTCGCGCGATAAAGGGGCATCTGAAGGCCGCTTCGAAAAACGCGCGCGCCGCAGCTTGA